A region of Dictyostelium discoideum AX4 chromosome 1 chromosome, whole genome shotgun sequence DNA encodes the following proteins:
- the gtf2h5 gene encoding transcription initiation factor IIH5 gives MVHVYKGLFLECDPPTKQFVEYISKQEHFEVIVLDETHLFLQGGDEKVINSIQRRIDDLQNQNTYSVFDKDQ, from the exons ATGGTACATGTTTATAAAggattatttttagaatg tgACCCACCAACTAAACAATTTGTAGAGTATATAAGTAAACAAGAACATTTCGAAGTAATTGTTTTGGATGAAACACATTTATTCCTTCAAGGTGGTGATGAAAAAgttataaattcaatacaAAGAAGAATTGATGatttacaaaatcaaaatacaTATTCAGTATTTGATAAAGATCAATAA
- a CDS encoding hypothetical protein (Fatty acid hydroxylase FAH1P (AT2G34770/T29F13.2)) has translation MIESEQNNGILLSEVKKHNEKSNAWVVIDGQVYDITSFIYDHPGGSDILVEHLGEDISDVFIDGQLHEHSLVAYNMLKQYSIGQLAGYRKPTTKPTVLEYIKNQQKLKQEKQKDGADINNNNNNNNNSNKISYTSDNSIDEKILNSIDVNKAMVPQLKLLEGKNYLKWIHSQTGLNKIIIFDNSILELFTRWPWWYIFILWIPIITACYIYSIIQEKSSVLVSTVIFFIGLFMWSLIEYILHRFVFHLETSSYWGNFFHFFIHGIHHLTPMDHTRLTFPPVFSVFIGYGAYKLFLNFPDFLQITGIPWALYSGIACGYMLYDTFHYYFHHADIDWLPTIFKTIKTNHLNHHFKDDNRNFGVTSPIFDYVFNTI, from the exons atgattgaatcaGAACAAAATAATGGTATATTATTAAGTGAagtaaaaaaacataatgaaaaatcaaatgcATGGGTAGTAATTGATGGACAAGTTTATGATATAACATCATTTATATATGATCATCCAGGTGGTTCCGATATTTTAGTTGAACATTTAGGTGAAGATATTTCAGATGTTTTCATAGATGGTCAATTACATGAACATTCATTAGTAGCCTATAACATGTTAAAACAATATTCAATTGGTCAATTAGCAGGTTACCGTAAACCAACAACCAAACCAACAGTTTtagaatatattaaaaatcaacaaaaattaaaacaagaaaaacaaaaagatgGTGCTGacataaacaataataacaataataacaacaatagtaataaaatttcatatACATCAGATAATTCAATAGAtgagaaaattttaaatagtatAGATGTAAATAAAGCAATGGTACCACAACTTAAATTATTAGAGGGTAAAAACTACTTAAAATGGATTCATTCTCAAActggtttaaataaaatcatcattttcgATAATTCAATCTTAGAATTATTCACACGTTGGCCATGGTggtatattttcatttta tggATACCAATTATTACAGCATGTTATATTTATTCAATAATTCAAGAGAAATCATCAGTTTTAGTATCAAcagttatattttttataggTTTATTTATGTGGtcattaattgaatatatttTACATAGATTTGTATTTCATTTGGAGACATCATCATATTGGGGTAactttttccattttttcaTTCACGGTATTCATCATTTAACTCCAATGGATCATACTCGTTTAACATTTCCACCAGTTTTCTCTGTGTTTATTGGATATGGTGCTTATAAACTTTTCTTAAATTTCCCAGACTTTTTACAAATCACTGGTATACCATGGGCTCTCTATTCCGGTATTGCTTGTGGTTACATGCTTTACGATACTTTCCATTACTATTTCCATCATGCCGATATCGATTGGTTACCAACCATcttcaaaacaattaaaactaaTCATCTCAATCATCATTTCAAAGATGATAATAGAAATTTTGGTGTAACTTCTCCAATTTTTGATTATGTTTTtaatacaatttaa
- the sec31 gene encoding WD40 repeat-containing protein: MSKLKEISRQSTTSWSPIAQYPDYMAVGTVTGTIGADFDTSSKLEIYSLDITNESKQMTLKGSTSSSTRFNKVVWGQASSNFQNGIIAGAMDNGTINLWDPTKILASDATDGGGSDDQSSLIGVGQRHSGPVQSIDFNVQNPNLLASGGSDSEVFIWDLSDPTQPSALNPGSKSQQSSDITCVAWNKKVAHILGSASYNGYIVIWDLKSKKTLMTINDRNRKCKYRSIVWHPSEATQIVAASEDDDHPVIQAWDLRNTTSPVKSMEGHKKGVWGLSWCPSDNALLLSTGKDNKTFCWNFDRQEILCEINDNNSRNNINNNSNNSNSDNNNGNTDPNAWNFEVQWSPRVPALLSTSSYVGKVNVYSLQDVNEKSTSGSSAGQLNALGIQEQTSQITPTIKHTPNWLLRPCGAAFGFGGKIAVFGRNKKVTAAANGATSPSSSSSPASSVQQSQLQQQQRVIHISHVTTEVDIVKSSEQLENVIHTGQYEQYCQEKIDQSTSDEEKSIWGFLKVKFAKDDRLKILDYLGYDIETIKKELKQFLGTLPELPIESGFNELPIENVDDQSKPEPTTTTTNETVHLEPVVDENNNVVDADSFFDTAASDANKEQQDDSSSSPSTKSPTTTTTPIEFPGDEKEQMITKALLVGDHNSAVECCLRLGRYSDALILAHAAGQELWKKTQEAYFEIVRSPFGRVVSCIVKRDFQLLVKSADLKDWKASLAILCTYAPPTDFKILSGILGDRLDKEASDLKSAILCYICAGDIDKTVDIWSRVSQQHQQQQRQSLTSSGNSITVLEQESNKDLQNLIEKVSIFRSACNGNSNNNTLNQVLSMKYAKYAEILASQGNLSASLRYLAPITNSQCKQEYGVLFDRVYRATSNHQGIPQPPFPFQLVDVYSSNQPIQQQQQQQQNKAQQVGHQHQHQHQHQNQHQHQHQHQHQHQPPQQQQQQQQQQQMGRQNTFNQPPQPMGQHQHQQQQQQQQPPIMMNQSPMQNNNNNRIPMMNQPPMMNQPPMMNQPPMMNQPPQMMNQPPQMMNQPPPQMMNQPPPQMMNNNQPPIMMRPMQPSGPSPMNPPPTMNNTQPPPMMNTMGGPSSVNNSQPPIIPMNGNPLPMNPMSPMMSDKSNQPPMNPMMNPMNPMNPMMNPIQPTAPPPMNPMIPQGGSPMINHPPPPMNPMINNGPVSTPPMNPMMNQVVPQNISPPQMPTRSPVLENKSSSPSSESFTSPAPKPNVHNKTPSIITGQLGVTTPSEGPSNEDTERFVEKLQRSIQELNGRTDSKVWEDANKRCQGLINKVSKKDISAEAFKALDAILASIVEKDFKKASDTYIQITSTPLWGEVGSQSMVGLKRLIDLGLKSH, from the exons atgtcaaaattaaaagaaatatcaagacaatcaacaacatcatggAGTCCAATTGCACAATATCCAGATTATATGGCAGTTGGTACAGTAACAGGTACAATTGGAGCAGATTTTGATACATCATCTAAATTAGAAATCTATTCATTAGATATTACCAATGAAAGCAAGCAAATGACATTAAAAGGGTCAACATCATCAAGTACAAGATTCAATAAAGTAGTATGGGGACAAGCATCAAGTAATTTTCAAAATGGTATTATTGCTGGTGCAATGGATAATGGTACAATCAATCTTTGGGATCCAACAAAGATTTTAGCATCAGATGCCactgatggtggtggtagtgatgATCAATCATCATTGATCGGTGTTGGTCAAAGACACTCTGGTCCAGTTCAATCCATCGATTTTAACGTTCAAAATCCAAATCTTTTAGCATCTGGTGGTTCAGATTCTGAAGTTTTCATTTGGGATTTATCCGATCCAACTCAACCATCTGCTCTTAATCCAGGTAGTAAATCGCAACAATCTTCTGATATCACTTGTGTTGCATGGAATAAAAAAGTAGCACAT attTTGGGTTCAGCATCATATAATGGTTATATTGTAATTTGggatttaaaatcaaagaaaacaTTAATGACAATTAATGATCGTAATagaaaatgtaaatatagATCAATTGTTTGGCATCCATCAGAGGCAACACAAATCGTTGCAGCATCAGAGGATGATGATCATCCAGTGATTCAAGCATGGGATTTACGTAATACTACATCACCAGTTAAATCAATGGAAGGTCATAAAAAAGGTGTTTGGGGTTTATCTTGGTGTCCATCTGATAAtgctttattattatcaactggtaaagataataaaacattttgTTGGAATTTTGATCGTCAAGAAATACTTtgtgaaattaatgataataatagtagaaataatattaataacaatagcaataatagtaatagtgataataataatggtaatacaGATCCAAATGCATGGAATTTCGAAGTTCAATGGTCACCACGTGTACCAGCtttattatcaacatcatcatatGTTGGTAAAGTTAATGTTTATTCATTACAAGATGTAAATGAGAAATCAACTAGTGGTAGCAGTGCTGGTCAACTCAATGCATTGGGTATTCAAGAACAAACTAGCCAAATCACACCAACAATTAAACATACACCAAATTGGTTATTAAGACCATGTGGTGCTGCTTTTGGTTTCGGTGGTAAGATCGCAGTTTTTGgtagaaataaaaaagttactGCCGCTGCCAATGGTGCAacttcaccatcatcatcttcttcaccaGCATCATCAGTTCAACAatcacaattacaacaacaacaacgtgTAATTCATATCTCACATGTTACAACTGAAGTTGATATTGTTAAATCAAGTGAACAACTTGAAAATGTCATTCACACTGGTCAATATGAACAATATTGTCAAGAGAAAATCGATCAATCAACTTCCGATGAAGAGAAATCAATTTGGGGTTTCCTTAAAGTTAAATTCGCCAAAGATGATCGTTTAAAGATTTTAGATTATCTCGGTTATGATATTGAAaccattaaaaaagaattaaaacaattccTTGGAACTTTACCAgaattaccaattgaaagTGGTTTCAAtgaattaccaattgaaaatgtCGATGATCAAAGTAAACCAgaaccaacaacaactaccacCAATGAAACTGTCCATCTTGAACCAGttgttgatgaaaataataatgttgtaGATGCTGATAGTTTCTTTGATACTGCCGCTTCTGATGCAAATAAAGAACAACAAGAcgattcatcatcatcaccatcaactaaatcaccaacaactacaacaacaccTATTGAATTCCCAGGTgatgaaaaagaacaaaTGATTACAAAAGCATTATTAGTTGGTGATCATAATAGTGCAGTTGAATGTTGTCTTCGTTTAGGTAGATATTCAGATGCATTGATTTTAGCACATGCAGCAGGTCAAGAACTTTGGAAAAAGACTCAAGAGGCTTACTTTGAGATTGTACGTAGTCCATTTGGTAGAGTTGTATCATGTATTGTTAAACGTGATTTCCAACTTTTGGTAAAGAGTGCCGATCTAAAGGATTGGAAGGCTTCATTGGCTATCCTTTGTACTTATGCCCCTCCAACcgatttcaaaattttatcaGGCATTCTTGGTGATCGTTTAGATAAAGAAGCAAGTGATTTGAAATCCGCTATCCTTTGTTACATTTGCGCTGGTGATATCGATAAAACCGTCGATATTTGGAGTCGTGTCtctcaacaacatcaacaacaacaacgtcAATCTTTAACTTCAAGTGGTAATAGTATCACTGTTTTAGAACAAGAGTCAAATAAAGatcttcaaaatttaattgaaaaagtttCAATATTTAGAAGTGCTTGTAATGGTAATAGCAATAACAATACATTAAATCAAGTTTTATCAATGAAATATGCTAAATATGCAGAGATTTTAGCTTCACAAGGTAATCTTTCAGCTTCATTACGTTATTTAGCACCAATTACAAACTCACAATGTAAACAAGAATATGGTGTACTCTTTGATAGAGTTTATCGTGCTACCTCTAATCATCAAGGTATTCCACAACCACCATTCCCATTCCAATTAGTTGATGTTTATTCTTCAAATCaaccaattcaacaacaacaacaacaacaacaaaataaagcTCAACAAGTTggtcatcaacatcaacatcaacaccaacatcaaaaccaacatcaacatcaacatcaacaccaacatcaacatcaaccaccacaacaacaacaacaacaacaacaacaacaacaaatgggTAGACAAAATACATTTaatcaaccaccacaaccaatgggacaacaccaacaccaacaacaacaacaacaacaacaaccaccaattATGATGAATCAATCACCAAtgcaaaataataataataatagaatacCAATGATGAATCAACCACCAATGATGAATCAACCACCAATGATGAATCAACCACCAATGATGAATCAACCACCACAAATGATGAATCAACCACCACAAATGATGaatcaaccaccaccacaaatgatgaatcaaccaccaccacaaatgatgaataataatcaacCACCAATTATGATGAGACCTATGCAACCAAGTGGTCCATCACCAATGAACCCACCACCAACAATGAATAACActcaaccaccaccaatgaTGAACACAATGGGTGGTCCATCATCAGTCAATAATTCTCAACCTCCAATTATTCCAATGAATGGTAATCCACTACCAATGAATCCAATGAGTCCAATGATGTCtgataaatcaaatcaaCCACCAATGAATCCAATGATGAATCCAATGAACCCAATGAATCCAATGATGAATCCAATTCAACCAACTGCTCCACCACCAATGAATCCAATGATTCCACAAGGTGGTAGTCCAATGATTAATcatccaccaccaccaatgaATCCAATGATTAATAATGGTCCAGTTTCAACACCACCAATGAATCCAATGATGAATCAAGTTGTACCACAAAATATTTCACCACCACAAATGCCAACAAGATCACCAGTTTTAGAgaataaatcatcatcaccatcaagtGAATCATTTACATCACCAGCACCAAAACCAAACGTTCACAATAAAACACCATCCATTATCACTGGTCAATTGGGTGTAACTACACCATCTGAAGGTCCATCAAATGAAGACACTGAAAGATTCGTTGAGAAATTACAAAGATCCATTCAAGAATTAAATGGTAGAACTGATAGCAAGGTTTGGGAGGATGCCAATAAAAGATGTCAAGGTCTCATCAATAAGGTTTCAAAGAAAGATATCTCTGCTGAAGCTTTCAAAGCTCTCGATGCAATTTTAGCTTCAATCGTTGAAAAAGATTTCAAAAAAGCTTCCGATACTTATATTCAAATCACTTCAACTCCACTTTGGGGTGAAGTTGGTTCACAATCAATGGTTGGCCTTAAACGTCTCATTGATCTTGGTTTAAAAtctcattaa
- the psaA gene encoding puromycin-sensitive aminopeptidase-like protein, with product MCKYNDHKYLVEKVDRLVLPENVVPIKYDLHLKPNLKEFTFKGEETITVQVKQPTKTITIHSIEIEIQSASIKSSSSSQSSKSITFYEPEEVVIFEFENELSVGEYCLSLVFTGLLNDKLKGFYRSKYTVKGEDRYLATTQFEATDARRSFPCFDEPAHKAVFNITLTVSECHTAISNMEEKSITPNNDGTKTYIFEQTPIMSTYLVAYIVGDLEYIEGKTKGGIRVRVYKAKGVEGESDFALDTGIRAMDYFIDYFNVPYPLTKCDHVAVPDFAAGAMENWGLITYRDVILLTSDKTTLATKQDIVGVIGHELAHQWFGNLVTMEWWSQLWLNEGFATFMGYLVTDYLYPKWNVFLEFSQSYRNSALSLDALDNSHAIEVPVRSSAEISEIFDDISYNKGSCVIQMVESRFGESFRKGLHHYLTKHSYKNTITEDLWASISHTSGADVDSFVRSFTKYPGYPVVSIQETEKEGEFSLTQKKFRSDGQVEEKSDDPIWNCFIKFQTKNGPFEFTLTKKSDTVTIPNYKKGDWLKPNYGQCGYYRIAYTSELIKALVPVIESLELPAQDRLGLLSDCYYLCKNGSTPISSYMDLVFSYHNETDSDVWTFIIKSLDEISELSFDQTYKTDLEEMIRKLLKPLSQRLGFEVKSGESSSDTLLRNKVNSYLGILGDKEIVAEARKRFEQFKVDQSSLPSDIRSSVLVTVVKNGSEAEQQEIINRYLASNDIAEKSSLLSVVCKSPSSALVLKALEFSVSKDVRTCESYMLWRVGNEFKPVVWKYFTENFKSINETFNQNVLFAYMISFALSSKMTDQQLQQVEDFFKQNPVAIADRSIKQDLEQIRNNTKWFNSFNKDLLNWIKK from the exons ATGTGTAAATATAATGATCATAAATATTTAGTAGAAAAGGTAGATAGATTGGTATTACCAGAAAATGTTGTACCAATTAAATATGATTTACatttaaaaccaaatttaaaagaatttactTTTAAAGGTGAAGAGACCATCACAGTTCAAGTAAAACAACCAACAAAAACCATAACTATacattcaattgaaattgaaattcaaTCAGCTTCaataaaatcatcatcatcatctcaatcatcaaaatcaattacattTTATGAACCAGAAGAAGTTGTCatctttgaatttgaaaatgaattatcaGTTGGTGAATATTGTTTATCATTGGTATTTACTGGTTTATTAAATGACAAATTAAAAGGTTTCTATCGTTCAAAGTATACTGTTAAAGGTGAAGATCGTTATTTAGCAACAACTCAATTCGAAGCCACCGATGCTCGTCGTTCTTTTCCATGTTTTGATGAACCAGCTCATAAAGCAGTTTTCAATATCACTTTAACTGTCTCTGAATGTCATACCGCTATTTCAAATATGGaagaaaaatcaattacTCCAAATAATGATGGTACTAAAACTTATATATTCGAACAAACTCCAATTATGAGTACATATTTAGTTGCTTATATTGTTGGTGATTTAGAATATATTGAAGGTAAAACAAAGGGTGGTATTAGAGTTAGAGTTTATAAAGCTAAAGGTGTTGAAGGTGAAAGTGATTTCGCTTTAGATACTGGTATTAGAGCAATGGATTATTTCATTGATTATTTCAATGTACCATATCCATTAACTAAATGTGATCATGTTGCTGTTCCag ATTTTGCCGCGGGTGCGATGGAAAATTGGGGTTTAATTACATATCGTgatgtaattttattaacatcAGATAAAACAACATTAGCAACTAAACAAGATATTGTTGGTGTTATTGGTCATGAATTAGCACATCAATGGTTTGGTAATTTAGTAACAATGGAATGGTGGAGTCAATTATGGTTAAATGAAGGTTTCGCTACATTTATGGGTTATTTAGTAACAGACTATTTATATCCAAAATGGAATGTATTTTTAGAGTTTTCACAATCCTATCGTAACTCTGCACTCTCATTGGATGCATTAGATAATTCACATGCCATTGAAGTACCAGTACGTTCATCAGCAGAGATTTCAGAGATCTTTGATGATATCTCTTATAATAAGGGTTCATGTGTAATTCAAATGGTTGAAAGTCGTTTTGGTGAATCATTTAGAAAGGgtcttcatcattatttgacCAAACATTCCTACAAGAATACCATCACCGAAGATCTTTGGGCATCAATTTCACATACAAGTGGTGCTGATGTAGATTCATTCGTTAGATCTTTCACAAAGTATCCAGGTTATCCAGTTGTATCCATTCAAGAGACTGAAAAAGAAGGTGAATTCTCATTGACCCAAAAGAAATTCAGATCAGATGGTCAAGTTGAAGAGAAATCCGATGACCCAATTTGGAATTGTTTCATTAAATTCCAAACAAAGAATGGTCCATTCGAATTCACTTTAACCAAGAAATCCGATACCGTCACCATTCCAAACTATAAAAAAGGTGATTGGCTTAAACCAAACTATGGTCAATGTGGTTACTATCGTATTGCCTATACATCGGAATTAATCAAAGCATTGGTACCTGTAATTGAGTCATTGGAACTTCCAGCTCAAGATCGTTTAGGTTTATTATCAGATTGCTATTACCTTTGCAAGAATGGAAGTACACCAATCTCATCCTATATGGATTTGGTATTCTCTTATCACAATGAAACCGATAGTGATGTTTGGACATTCATCATTAAATCTTTGGATGAAATTAGTGAATTAAGTTTTGATCAAACCTACAAAACTGACTTGGAAGAAATGATCCGTAAATTGTTGAAACCATTATCACAACGTTTAGGCTTTGAAGTTAAATCAGGTGAATCATCCTCTGACACTTTGTTAAGAAATAAAGTAAACTCTTATTTGGGTATTTTGGGTGACAAAGAGATTGTGGCCGAGGCTAGAAAGAGATTTGAGCAATTCAAAGTCGACCAATCTTCTTTACCTTCCGATATCCGTTCAAGTGTTTTAGTCACTGTTGTAAAGAATGGTTCCGAAGCTGAACAACAAGAAATTATCAATAGATACCTCGCTTCCAATGATATTGCAGAGAAATCAAGTTTATTGTCAGTTGTTTGCAAATCACCATCCAGTGCATTGGTATTGAAGGCTTTGGAATTCTCTGTCTCAAAAGATGTTAGAACTTGTGAATCCTATATGCTTTGGAGAGTCggaaatgaatttaaaccaGTAGTTTGGAAATATTTCACTGAAAACTTTAAATCAATCAATGAAACCTTTAATCAAAATGTTTTATTCGCTTATATGATCTCTTTTGCTTTGTCCTCAAAAATGACtgatcaacaattacaacaagtTGAAGATTTCTTCAAACAAAATCCAGTTGCAATTGCTGATCGTTCAATTAAACAAGATTTAGAACAAATTAGAAATAATACAAAATggtttaattcatttaataaagatttattaaattggattaaaaaataa
- the redB gene encoding NADPH-cytochrome-P450 oxidoreductase, which translates to MEILESIDFIEVLILDNLGAIIIVAVIVGTYLYMNKPPPPPPVFNKPNNKINKEAQKPKKTITKNEDGKKVMKIFFGTQTRTAEDFSRIIEKECKKIGIPCEVVDLESYEHEQELHSESFVMFLVATHGEGDPTDNAKEFYLWLTNDERPTDLLNGVPFTVFGLGNKTYEHYNAVARVIDRRMEELGGKRVFERGEGDDDATLEEDFNRWKKDMWPVVCKFLGYELKSTEDDKFVPRFRMVTLNQDSKDINDPFIKIVSTPLKPKLSTDNKVIYDMKNPYYAEVLENRELHSNESDRSCRHIEFKLGDEVSYTTGDHLGVFPINDSKLVEQLIKRLGVNGDDMIALVPIDQEGSVIKASFGPMTIRRAFSEHLDITNPVRKSVLRALAESTTNEEEKKRLLYLATEEANEEYNKYIKNDFRGVVDLLESFPGLQPLIAHFLEFTPRLPARMYSISSSPHNKNGVVSITSVVVNFTTGNQRAHNGVASTWLSHLKVGDKVPLFVRESHFKLPSAATEQKPVIMVGPGTGLAPFRGFLQELQHRNHSQQQQSLLFFGCRSDTVDYIYREELEQYHQSSVLGDLVVAFSRKTSQKVYVQNKLLEHKEKVWELLNKGAYFYVCGDGRNMSKAVQQALLSIIKEFGSKDDNSAQQFIDDMSSHGRYLQDVWF; encoded by the exons atggaaattttagaatcaattgattttattgaagttttaattttagataatTTAGGAGCGATTATTATTGTTGCAGTTATAGTGGGTACATACCTTTATATGAacaaaccaccaccaccaccaccagtatttaataaaccaaaCAATAAGATCAACAAAGAAGcacaaaaaccaaaaaagaCAATCACAAAGAATGAAGACGGTAAAAAGGTGATGAAAATATTCTTTGGTACACAAACACGTACAGCCGAAGATTTCTCAAGAATCATTGAAAAAGAATGTAAAAAGATTGGTATCCCATGTGAAGTTGTAGACTTGGAATCCTATGAACACGAACAAGAATTACATAGTGAAAGTTTTGTAATGTTTTTAGTTGCAACTCATGGCGAAGGTGATCCAACCGATAATGCCAAAGAATTCTACCTTTGGTTAACAAATGATGAACGTCCAACCGATCTTCTCAATGGTGTACCATTCACTGTATTTGGTTTAGGTAATAAAACTTATGAACATTACAATGCCGTTGCACGTGTTATCGATAGAAGAATGGAAGAATTAGGTGGTAAAAGAGTCTTTGAAAGAGGTgaaggtgatgatgatgcaaCTCTTGAAGAAGATTTCAATCGTTGGAAAAAAGATATGTGGCCTGTAGTTTGTAAATTCTTAGGTtatgaattaaaatcaactGAAGATGATAAATTCGTACCAAGATTTAGAATGGTAACTTTAAATCAAGATAGTAAAGATATTAATGATCCTTTCATTAAAATCGTTTCAACTCCattaaaaccaaaattatCAACTGATAATAAAGT aatttatgaTATGAAAAATCCATATTATGCAGAGGTTTTAGAAAATAGAGAATTACATTCAAATGAATCTGATAGATCATGTAGAcatattgaatttaaattggGTGATGAAGTTAGTTATACAACAGGTGATCATTTAGGTGTATTCCCAATTAATGATAGTAAATTGGTTGAACAATTGATAAAGCGTTTGGGTGTCAATGGTGATGATATGATTGCATTGGTACCAATTGATCAAGAGGGTTCAGTTATTAAAGCAAGCTTTGGTCCAATGACAATTAGAAGGGCATTCTCTGAACATTTGGATATTACAAATCCAGTACGTAAATCAGTGTTACGTGCATTGGCAGAGTCAACCACTAACGAAGAGGAAAAGAAgagattattatatttagcAACCGAAGAAGCAAACGAAGAAtacaataaatatattaaaaatgatttccGTGGTGTCGTCGATCTTTTAGAATCTTTCCCAGGTCTTCAACCTTTGATTGCTCACTTTTTAGAATTTACACCACGTCTACCAGCCCGTATGTACTCTATCTCCTCTTCACCTCACAATAAGAATGGCGTTGTTTCAATTACCTCTGTAGTGGTTAATTTCACAACTGGTAATCAAAGAGCTCATAATGGTGTCGCCTCTACTTGGTTATCTCACTTAAAAGTTGGCGATAAAGTTCCATTATTTGTTAGAGAATCTCACTTTAAATTACCATCTGCCGCCACCGAACAAAAACCTGTCATTATGGTTGGTCCTGGTACTGGTTTAGCTCCTTTCAGAGGTTTCCTTCAAGAATTACAACATAGAAATCattcacaacaacaacaatcactcTTATTCTTTGGTTGTCGTTCCGATACAGTCGACTATATTTACAGAGAAGAGTTGGAACAATATCATCAATCCTCAGTTTTAGGTGATTTGGTTGTAGCTTTCTCAAGAAAAACTTCTCAAAAAGTTTATgtacaaaataaattattggaGCATAAAGAAAAGGTTTGGGAGTTATTAAATAAAGGTGCCTACTTTTACGTTTGTGGTGATGGTAGAAATATGTCCAAAGCTGTACAACAAGCCCTCTTATCAatcattaaagaatttggTTCAAAAGATGATAACTCTGCTCAACAATTCATTGACGATATGAGTTCTCATGGTAGATATTTACAAGATGTttggttttaa